One genomic segment of Pseudomonas fortuita includes these proteins:
- a CDS encoding RsiV family protein: MTLVKLTSVAVLALALGACQSLFTPNYRAPLEVKRDAWEHVKPGCSESDCPLVNIDTVHFPALPALDGIVEKRLLQLTEDNQHGTAPSTLQAYEQQYLASADKRNSSYLQAKVREQHDGLVIIELSSYLDSGGAHGMPGRGFINYSRKLDKVLTLQDMLVPGQEETFWKTVEESHRAWLMSVGMDKDAEFVKTWPFKKSPHIALTYGAVVVKYEVYAIAPYSMGHVELKIPYPRLNGVLKPELFPGRG, translated from the coding sequence ATGACACTTGTCAAACTGACTTCCGTGGCTGTGCTGGCACTGGCTCTGGGCGCCTGCCAGAGCCTGTTCACGCCCAACTACCGGGCCCCGCTCGAGGTCAAGCGCGACGCCTGGGAGCATGTCAAACCCGGCTGCAGCGAAAGCGACTGCCCGCTGGTGAACATCGACACGGTCCACTTCCCGGCCCTGCCCGCGCTCGACGGCATTGTCGAAAAGCGCCTGCTGCAACTGACCGAAGACAATCAGCATGGCACCGCGCCCAGCACCTTGCAGGCCTACGAACAGCAATACCTGGCCAGTGCCGACAAACGTAACAGCAGTTATTTGCAAGCCAAGGTACGCGAGCAGCATGACGGGCTGGTGATCATCGAATTGTCCAGCTACCTGGACAGTGGTGGCGCGCATGGCATGCCCGGGCGCGGCTTCATCAACTACTCGCGCAAGCTGGACAAGGTGCTGACCCTGCAGGACATGCTTGTGCCAGGCCAGGAGGAGACCTTCTGGAAAACCGTCGAGGAGTCGCACCGGGCCTGGCTGATGAGCGTGGGCATGGACAAGGACGCCGAGTTCGTCAAGACCTGGCCGTTCAAGAAGTCGCCGCACATCGCCCTGACGTACGGCGCGGTAGTGGTCAAGTACGAGGTCTACGCCATCGCGCCCTATTCCATGGGCCACGTGGAACTGAAGATCCCCTACCCGCGCCTGAATGGCGTACTCAAGCCTGAACTGTTTCCCGGCCGCGGCTGA
- the cytX gene encoding putative hydroxymethylpyrimidine transporter CytX, with product MTTPSQFSPDHPVPTHQRIFGARDLFSLWFSLGIGLMVLQVGAMLAPGLGLASAVLAIALGTGVGVLLLGAAGVIGSDTGLSAMGTLKLSLGSHGARLPAVLNLLQLVGWGAFEIIVMRDAASLLGARAFGEGSAWNSPMLWTLCFGALATLLAVSGPLAFVRKVLRAWGIWVLLGACLWLTWNLFAKADLAELWGRAGDGSMSLAVGFDIVIAMPLSWLPLIADYSRFARNGKHVFGGTVLGYFIGNTWLMSLGVAYTLAFAASGEVNALLLALAGAGMGIPLLLILLDESEKAFADIHSAAVSTGVLVPVKVEHLALGIGVLCTLIALLAPLAQYENFLLLIGSVFAPLFGVVLMDHYVIRRRRLPAQVGGLHWQALVAWFAGVAAYHLIAANAPELGATLPALLLAGVLHGLLSFSRGRETVQA from the coding sequence ATGACCACCCCCAGCCAATTCTCCCCCGACCACCCGGTCCCCACCCACCAGCGCATCTTCGGCGCCCGCGACCTGTTCTCGCTGTGGTTCTCCCTCGGCATCGGCCTGATGGTGCTGCAAGTCGGCGCCATGCTCGCCCCAGGCCTTGGCCTTGCCAGCGCGGTGCTGGCCATCGCCCTGGGCACCGGCGTGGGTGTGCTGTTGCTGGGCGCCGCCGGTGTCATCGGCAGCGACACCGGCCTTTCTGCCATGGGCACCCTGAAACTCAGCCTGGGCAGCCATGGCGCGCGCTTGCCGGCTGTGCTCAACCTGCTGCAACTGGTAGGTTGGGGCGCATTTGAGATCATTGTCATGCGCGATGCCGCCAGCCTGCTGGGCGCGCGGGCGTTCGGCGAAGGCAGTGCCTGGAACAGCCCGATGCTCTGGACCCTGTGTTTCGGCGCTCTGGCCACCCTGCTGGCCGTCAGCGGGCCGCTGGCCTTCGTGCGCAAGGTGCTGCGCGCCTGGGGTATCTGGGTGTTGCTGGGCGCCTGCCTGTGGCTGACCTGGAACCTGTTCGCCAAGGCCGACCTGGCTGAACTGTGGGGCCGCGCCGGTGACGGTTCGATGTCGTTGGCCGTGGGCTTTGACATCGTCATCGCCATGCCGCTGTCCTGGTTGCCGCTGATCGCCGACTACTCGCGCTTCGCCCGCAACGGCAAGCACGTGTTCGGCGGCACGGTACTTGGCTATTTCATCGGCAACACCTGGCTGATGAGCCTGGGCGTGGCCTACACCCTGGCCTTTGCCGCCAGTGGCGAAGTCAATGCCTTGCTGCTGGCCCTGGCGGGCGCAGGCATGGGTATTCCGCTGCTGCTCATTCTGCTGGACGAGTCGGAAAAGGCCTTTGCCGACATCCACTCGGCGGCTGTTTCCACCGGCGTGCTCGTACCTGTGAAGGTTGAGCACCTGGCGCTGGGCATTGGCGTACTGTGCACCCTGATCGCCCTGCTGGCCCCGCTGGCCCAGTACGAAAACTTCCTGCTGCTGATTGGTTCGGTGTTCGCGCCGCTGTTTGGCGTGGTGCTGATGGACCACTACGTGATCCGTCGTCGTCGCCTGCCGGCGCAGGTGGGTGGCTTGCACTGGCAGGCACTGGTGGCCTGGTTTGCGGGGGTGGCGGCCTATCACCTGATTGCCGCCAACGCTCCAGAGCTGGGGGCTACCCTGCCAGCACTGTTACTGGCAGGTGTGCTGCACGGGCTGCTGAGCTTCAGCCGCGGCCGGGAAACAGTTCAGGCTTGA